Proteins from one Anaerosoma tenue genomic window:
- the ligA gene encoding NAD-dependent DNA ligase LigA, with translation MTASDLPVPDSPEQAAQRAERLREEIRRHAWRYYALDAPEISDAAYDGLVRELEAIEDAYPQLVTPDSPTQRVGAPPLEAFAPVEHAERMYSLDNAMDLDELDAWLERVGRETGGTDVAFMCELKIDGSSLALTYEDGALLRAATRGDGTTGEDVTANVRTIKDVPLRLVPRQAAEAEAATGGVTSAIDRLEVRGEVYMPKRSFERLNAEQEDAGLQPYANPRNAAAGAVRQKDPAVTASRDLATFMYQVVDPRRLGLSGQSEALEWLRDAGFRVNPDIELCGSAEEVRAFCRAAVERRGDLPYEIDGVVVKVDSFALQSELGFTSKAPRWAIAFKFPPEEKTTVLRDIRVQVGRTGALTPVAEFDPVLVAGSTIARATLHNEDEVRRKGVRIGDTIIVRKAGDVIPEVVGPVERLRDGTERVWRMPATCPSCGHEVWREEGEVVPRCTNAGCPAQRLERLGHWASRGALDIDGMGTEIISRLVEHGLLHDVADYYSLSFEDLASLDLGRVKKDGSPVLLGETVARKLIASIEASKDRPLKRLVFGLGIRHVGTTVAEALAGAFGTLDALLGASEDDLAAVDQVGPAIAGSVRAFADNPANMDIVERLKAAGVRTADEGTGPRREQTLAGTTWVLTGALDRLTRADATAALKELGAKVSGSVSKKTSYVVVGADPGSKYDDALRLGVRVLSEDELMETLEDGAIPGDAT, from the coding sequence ATGACGGCCAGCGACCTGCCGGTCCCGGACTCTCCTGAACAGGCGGCTCAGCGCGCGGAGAGGCTTCGCGAGGAGATCCGGCGTCACGCGTGGCGCTACTATGCGCTCGACGCTCCCGAGATATCCGATGCCGCATACGACGGCCTGGTACGTGAGCTCGAGGCGATCGAAGACGCGTATCCGCAGCTCGTCACCCCCGACTCACCCACGCAGCGCGTAGGGGCGCCGCCGCTGGAGGCGTTCGCGCCCGTGGAGCATGCCGAGCGGATGTACTCGCTGGACAACGCCATGGACCTGGACGAGCTCGACGCGTGGCTCGAGCGTGTGGGCCGCGAGACAGGGGGCACGGACGTCGCCTTCATGTGCGAGCTGAAGATCGACGGCAGCTCGCTCGCACTCACGTACGAGGACGGGGCCCTCCTCCGCGCGGCGACACGAGGCGACGGCACCACCGGCGAGGACGTCACGGCGAACGTCCGCACGATCAAGGATGTGCCCCTGCGCCTTGTTCCTCGGCAGGCAGCCGAAGCCGAGGCGGCGACGGGTGGCGTGACCTCGGCCATCGACCGCCTTGAGGTGCGGGGCGAGGTCTATATGCCGAAGCGCAGCTTCGAGCGTCTCAACGCCGAGCAGGAGGACGCCGGACTGCAGCCCTATGCCAATCCCCGCAATGCCGCCGCCGGCGCTGTTCGTCAGAAGGACCCGGCCGTCACCGCCTCACGTGATCTCGCCACGTTCATGTACCAGGTGGTCGATCCGCGCCGACTGGGTCTCTCGGGGCAGAGCGAGGCTCTTGAGTGGCTCCGCGACGCAGGCTTCCGGGTCAACCCGGACATCGAGCTGTGCGGATCGGCGGAAGAGGTGCGCGCGTTCTGCCGGGCCGCTGTCGAGCGCAGGGGCGACCTCCCCTACGAGATCGACGGCGTCGTCGTGAAGGTGGACTCCTTCGCCCTGCAGTCTGAGTTGGGGTTCACGAGCAAGGCGCCGCGCTGGGCCATCGCCTTCAAGTTCCCTCCCGAGGAGAAGACTACCGTTCTGCGCGACATCCGTGTACAGGTGGGCCGCACGGGAGCCCTCACACCGGTAGCCGAGTTCGATCCCGTGCTCGTGGCGGGTTCCACCATCGCTCGTGCCACGCTCCACAACGAGGACGAGGTGCGCCGCAAGGGTGTGCGCATCGGGGACACCATCATCGTTCGAAAGGCCGGAGACGTGATTCCCGAGGTCGTGGGCCCCGTGGAGCGCCTTCGCGACGGGACCGAGCGTGTGTGGCGCATGCCTGCCACGTGCCCGAGCTGCGGTCATGAAGTGTGGCGCGAAGAGGGCGAGGTGGTGCCCCGGTGCACCAACGCCGGCTGTCCCGCACAGCGGCTCGAGCGCCTCGGCCATTGGGCGTCGCGGGGTGCGCTCGACATCGACGGCATGGGCACCGAGATCATCTCGCGGCTCGTGGAGCACGGACTGCTGCACGACGTCGCCGACTACTACTCGCTCAGCTTCGAGGACCTTGCGTCTCTCGATCTCGGGAGGGTCAAGAAGGACGGCTCGCCGGTGCTGTTGGGTGAGACGGTCGCGCGGAAGCTGATCGCGAGCATCGAAGCGAGCAAGGACCGGCCTCTGAAGCGGCTCGTCTTCGGCCTCGGGATACGGCACGTGGGCACGACGGTGGCCGAGGCGCTTGCCGGTGCGTTCGGGACGCTCGATGCACTGCTCGGCGCGTCGGAGGATGACCTCGCGGCGGTGGATCAGGTGGGTCCGGCGATCGCCGGGTCGGTGCGCGCGTTCGCGGACAACCCCGCCAACATGGATATCGTGGAGCGGTTGAAGGCGGCCGGCGTGAGGACGGCGGATGAGGGCACGGGTCCGCGGCGCGAGCAGACGCTTGCGGGAACCACCTGGGTGCTGACCGGCGCACTGGATCGCCTCACGCGGGCTGACGCGACCGCGGCGCTCAAGGAGCTCGGAGCCAAGGTGAGCGGCAGCGTCAGCAAGAAGACGTCCTACGTCGTCGTGGGTGCCGACCCGGGCAGCAAGTACGACGATGCGCTTCGCCTCGGTGTGCGGGTGCTATCAGAAGACGAGTTGATGGAGACGCTGGAAGACGGCGCGATACCGGGGGACGCCACGTGA
- a CDS encoding DUF2469 family protein: protein MDSIDELDMFEADRRLALYNEYRDAARVFTYYIETELRAYLANGVDVEPVNGPGGLYFKVTLTDVWIYEAERMNRFVPEAVIYSVNDVHVQTLKGEE from the coding sequence ATGGACAGCATCGACGAGCTGGATATGTTCGAGGCCGACCGGCGGCTTGCCCTGTACAACGAGTACCGAGATGCCGCTCGTGTCTTCACCTACTACATCGAGACGGAGCTCCGCGCATACCTCGCCAACGGTGTGGATGTGGAGCCCGTGAACGGTCCGGGCGGGCTGTACTTCAAGGTCACGCTCACGGACGTGTGGATCTACGAAGCGGAGCGGATGAACCGTTTCGTTCCCGAGGCCGTCATCTACTCGGTGAACGACGTGCACGTGCAGACGCTCAAGGGCGAGGAGTAG
- a CDS encoding UPF0280 family protein — MDAAGLVSFTCAQGETDLHVSARTDLRGETETLVAGLRADLEGHISAHPRWAESYVPVDAGEGAPEIVRAMSAAAREAGTGPMAAVAGAIAERVARGLQTRSREVIVENGGDLYLCGEMPRRVLVVAGGSPLSGRVAVHLDAADLPVAVCTSSGKVGHSVSLGTAHAVTVLADDGALADAVATAAGNVVHGADDVERALDRAMSVRGVRGAVVIAGDRVGFRGRVNVGPADR, encoded by the coding sequence ATGGACGCCGCCGGCCTCGTCTCGTTCACCTGCGCGCAGGGCGAGACGGACCTTCATGTGAGCGCCCGCACCGACCTGCGCGGTGAGACGGAGACGCTCGTAGCGGGGCTCCGGGCCGACCTCGAGGGCCATATCTCGGCTCACCCCCGTTGGGCCGAGAGTTACGTGCCGGTCGACGCCGGGGAGGGGGCGCCTGAGATAGTCCGAGCGATGTCAGCCGCCGCGCGGGAAGCCGGGACCGGTCCGATGGCAGCGGTCGCGGGCGCGATCGCTGAGCGGGTCGCCCGGGGTCTGCAGACGCGTTCGCGTGAGGTGATCGTGGAGAACGGTGGCGATCTGTACCTCTGCGGGGAGATGCCGAGGCGTGTCCTCGTGGTGGCGGGCGGCTCCCCGCTCTCGGGCAGGGTCGCCGTCCATCTCGATGCCGCCGACCTCCCGGTGGCCGTATGCACATCATCGGGGAAAGTAGGGCATAGTGTGAGCCTCGGCACTGCGCACGCGGTGACGGTGCTTGCCGATGACGGCGCGCTGGCGGACGCGGTGGCCACGGCCGCCGGGAACGTGGTGCACGGCGCCGACGATGTGGAGCGCGCGCTCGACCGGGCGATGAGCGTGAGAGGCGTGCGGGGAGCAGTGGTGATCGCGGGCGACCGCGTGGGCTTCCGCGGCCGTGTGAACGTGGGGCCCGCTGACCGCTGA